AAGAATCTGGCGTTGCATGTAAAACTTCCTTATACGAATTGGTGGTTAGAACAGGATAGCTTTACATTTTTGCAGGAGGATGTGGTCTAATGCTCGAATCTTATCTAGATGAAAAAATGTGACAGAATTTTGATATATTCCATAGTGCTTTTGAAAGGAAAAATGATAAATGCCCAAGCCTCAAATACCATTAGATAAGAAGCCTAGTTCAACAGTGATGAAAAAGACGGAGTCCGATATAAAGATTGTGCCTATCTCAGGTACGCATAATTGCGGTGGAAGATGCTTGAATAAAGCCCATGTTCGGGATGGGAAAGTCGTGCGCATAACTACGGATAATGAACATCCAGATACAGAAAAAATGCCCCAATTGCGGGGATGTATGCGATGCCGCGGGTATCGAGAACGACTTTATCATCCCGATCGATTGAAATATCCCATGAAACGAGTGGGTAAACGAGGTGAAGGGAAATTCGAACGTATTTCCTGGGACGAAGCACTAGATAGTATTGCGAGTCATACGAAACGCATTCGTCAGCAATATGGTCCCGAAGCCATTTATTTGAATTATGGTACAGGTAATGTGGGCAAGGTAGCTGAATGTACCTGGATGGAACGCTTAATGGGTTTAGATGGAGGATTCCTGTCCTATTATGGGAGCTATAGCTCGGCATGTTCGTCAATGGCTACTCCTTTTACCTTTGGTACAACTCAGACGGGCAATAGCAGAGAAGATTGGGTTAATTCCAAGCTAATTATTTTGCTTGGCTGGAATCCGGCAGATGTAGTGTGGGGAACCAATACAGCCTATTACCTTAAATTAGCCAAAGCAGCTGGAGCAAAAATTGTCAGTATTGACCCCATCTATTCGAATACCGCCGCCGCCCTTGCGGATCAATGGATACCGATCCGCCCAACGACGGACAGTGCACTTCTAGATGCAATGGCTTATGTAATGATTACAGAAAATATCCATGACAAAAATTTTATTGATACTTACTGTCTAGGTTTTGACGAAGAACATATGCCACCAGGAATTCCAGCAGGTCAGTCCTATAAAAGTTATATTCTAGGTGAAAGTGAAGACAATACACCCAAAACTCCTACTTGGGCGGAACGGATTACAGGTATACCAGTAGAGACGATTATTCAACTTGCGCGAGAATATGCAACGAATCGTCCTGGTGCGTTGATTCAAGGTTGTGGTCCTCAGCGTCATGCTTATGGCGAGCAGGTAGTGCGTAGTGGTACCGTATTGGCGGCTCTAACCGGAAATGTTGGTGTCAAAGGTGGCTGGGCATCAGGTAATGGTAGGCAAGCCAGAGCTAACTTTGTAGCCTCTATTCCAGCCTCTAATCCTTGTAAAGCGCAAATTTCTGTATTTAGTTGGCCTGATGCTATTCAACGAGGTAAAGGCATGGGGGCCGATCTAAGCGTCAAAGGTGTCAAACAATTATCTTCAAACATTAAACTCATTTTTAACTTAGCAGGAAATTGTTTAATTAATCAGCATGCTGATACGAATGGTACGGCTAAATTATTAGCAGATGAAAATTTAGTTGAACTGATTGTTGTTAATGATCAATTTCTTACATCGAGTGCTAAGTTTGCCGATATTCTTTTGCCAGCAGATAATATGCTAGAGCGTGATGATATTACTACACCATGGGTATTCGGCGATTATGCTCTCTATACAAGCAAAGCCGTTGACACTGTTTTTGAATGTCGTAATGGGTATGACTGGATCACTGATTTAGCAGAACGCTTAGGGCTTAAGGAGAAATTTACTGAAGGTAAGACTCTGGAACAGTGGATGCGTTATTTAGTTGAAGAAACTGCCAAGAAAAATCCTGGTTTTCCGACCTATGAAGAATTTAAGGAAAAAGGTGTTTACCATTGGCAACATCCAGAATCAGCGATTGCTTTTAAGAAACAGATCGAAGACCCGAAAAATAATCCCTTTCCGACACCATCTGGAAAAATTGAAATTTTTTCAACCCGTTTATGGGAGATGAACCAGCCGCGAGAAATTCCAGCAGTACCGAAATACGTTACAGCATGGGAGGGACCAGAAGATCCTCTGCGGGAAAAGTATCCGCTGCAATGTATCGGACCTCACTCTAAACGCCGTGTACATTCTACGCTGGATAATTCAGATTGGATGGAAGAAACGGAAGTACAACAAGTGTCGATAAATACTAAGGATGCAGCGAAACGTGGTCTAAATAATGGCGATAAAGTAAAAGTTTTCAATGATCGTGGTACAATTGTGCTAACTGCAAAAGTTACACCACGCATCATGCCGGGGGTAGTATCTATACCGCAAGGCGCTTGGTGGGCACCAAATGAGCAAGGGGTTGATGAGCGCGGTTGTATAAATTCTTTGACAAAGTACCATCCAACGCCATTAGCCTTTGGTAATGCCCAGCACACTAATTTA
This region of Pelosinus sp. IPA-1 genomic DNA includes:
- a CDS encoding DMSO/selenate family reductase complex A subunit encodes the protein MKKTESDIKIVPISGTHNCGGRCLNKAHVRDGKVVRITTDNEHPDTEKMPQLRGCMRCRGYRERLYHPDRLKYPMKRVGKRGEGKFERISWDEALDSIASHTKRIRQQYGPEAIYLNYGTGNVGKVAECTWMERLMGLDGGFLSYYGSYSSACSSMATPFTFGTTQTGNSREDWVNSKLIILLGWNPADVVWGTNTAYYLKLAKAAGAKIVSIDPIYSNTAAALADQWIPIRPTTDSALLDAMAYVMITENIHDKNFIDTYCLGFDEEHMPPGIPAGQSYKSYILGESEDNTPKTPTWAERITGIPVETIIQLAREYATNRPGALIQGCGPQRHAYGEQVVRSGTVLAALTGNVGVKGGWASGNGRQARANFVASIPASNPCKAQISVFSWPDAIQRGKGMGADLSVKGVKQLSSNIKLIFNLAGNCLINQHADTNGTAKLLADENLVELIVVNDQFLTSSAKFADILLPADNMLERDDITTPWVFGDYALYTSKAVDTVFECRNGYDWITDLAERLGLKEKFTEGKTLEQWMRYLVEETAKKNPGFPTYEEFKEKGVYHWQHPESAIAFKKQIEDPKNNPFPTPSGKIEIFSTRLWEMNQPREIPAVPKYVTAWEGPEDPLREKYPLQCIGPHSKRRVHSTLDNSDWMEETEVQQVSINTKDAAKRGLNNGDKVKVFNDRGTIVLTAKVTPRIMPGVVSIPQGAWWAPNEQGVDERGCINSLTKYHPTPLAFGNAQHTNLVQIKKHEAGEV